A part of Rhipicephalus microplus isolate Deutch F79 chromosome 8, USDA_Rmic, whole genome shotgun sequence genomic DNA contains:
- the LOC142768337 gene encoding uncharacterized protein LOC142768337: METTPTPTTAKITTTTTAKTTAILTTAKMTTIPTTVKATTTPTMTKAPTTPTTTKTPTTPSTTKTPTTSTMAKMTTTVTMKIPTTSTTKKTTMTPATTKMPTTPTTWKTTTTTSTTKTPTTSTTLTMVTTTTMKTRTTSTTKMTMGPITAKMTTTPTTTTMTTTQTTAKTITTPTMAKTITTPTTTKTSTTPTTVTTATKITMAKTTTTPTTAKTTTTPTTTKARTTPTMAMTTTKTTTAMATTKTTMAKTTTTPTTAKTTRTSTTTKTRTTPTTATTTTKTTTVMATTKTTMAKTTTTPTSAKTTRTSTTTKTRTTPTTATTTTKTTTVMATTKTTMAKTTTTPTTAKMTRTSTTTKTRTTPTTARASTNATTVKMTTTTVTPGPVRAIICTVGDTATHKHMYPADYCDYLFYTEKLKELQGSDWTAKTILAFGTYEYSVYFMPTIKAAFTDVAK, from the exons ATGGAAACAACTCCGACCCCAACCACGGCGAAGATTACTACAACGACGACGGCGAAGACGACTGCGATATTAACCACTGCGAAGATGACTACGATACCAACCACAGTGAAGGCGACTACAACGCCAACCATGACGAAGGCCCCTACGACACCAACAACGACTAAGACGCCTACGACACCAAGCACGACGAAGACGCCTACGACATCAACTATGGCGAAGATGACTACAACAGTCACAATGAAGATACCTACGACATCAACCACAAAAAAGACGACTATGACACCAGCTACGACTAAGATGCCTACAACCCCGACCACGTGGAAGACCACTACGACAACCAGCACGACAAAGACGCCTACGACATCAACGACATTGACGATGGTGACAACAACCACGATGAAGACACGTACGACATCAACCACAAAGATGACTATGGGACCAATTACGGCGAAGATGACTACGACGCCAACCACGACGACGATGACCACGACGCAAACCACGGCGAAAACAATTACGACGCCAACCATGGCGAAAACAATTACGACGCCAACCACGACGAAGACCAGTACGACACCAACAACGGTGACGACTGCTACGAAAATAACCATGGCGAAGACGACTACGACGCCAACCACAGCGAAGACGACTACGACGCCAACAACGACGAAGGCACGTACGACACCAACTATGGCGATGACTACTACGAAAACAACTACGGCGATGGCAACTACGAAAACAACCATGGCGAAGACGACTACGACGCCAACCACAGCGAAGACGACTAGGACGTCAACCACGACGAAGACACGTACGACACCAACTACGGCGACGACTACTACGAAAACAACTACGGTGATGGCAACTACGAAAACAACCATGGCGAAGACGACTACGACGCCAACCTCAGCGAAGACGACTAGGACGTCAACCACGACGAAGACACGTACGACACCAACTACGGCGACGACTACTACGAAAACAACTACGGTGATGGCAACTACGAAAACAACCATGGCGAAGACGACTACGACGCCAACTACAGCGAAGATGACTAGGACGTCAACCACGACGAAGACACGTACGACACCAACAACAGCGAGGGCTTCTACGAACGCAACCACTGTGAAGATGACTACGACAACAGTGACCCCGGGCCCAG TGAGGGCAATCATCTGCACCGTAGGGGACACAGCCACCCACAAACACATGTACCCGGCGGACTACTGTGACTACCTTTTCTACACCGAG